Proteins encoded together in one Deinococcus hopiensis KR-140 window:
- a CDS encoding glucose-1-phosphate thymidylyltransferase, whose translation MKAVIPAAGLGTRLRPLTYTRPKPVLPVAGAPIIVHALRSLLAAGINEVAIVVSDATRTEIAQTLEQVPDAQVTLIDQHEQLGLGHAVLTAREWIAGEDFCVYLGDNLFEHGVSPFIQQFQRECPAAVIALVEVADPTAFGVAQMEGDRITRLVEKPKVPPSNLAVAGLYCFTAEIFEVLDGMPPSARGEYEITDAIQGLIERGQRVVGQRVGGWWKDTGRPADLLDANRLLLEQITADVQGEVTESRITGRVIVPASARVIRSKIVGPVLLGEGVVVEDAYIGPFTSIGPGSLIRQAEVEHSVVDAEAQIESVNTRLQDCLIGVAAQVRGGRRVPSTHKLTLSDASVVELA comes from the coding sequence ATGAAAGCTGTCATCCCTGCTGCCGGGCTCGGCACCCGCCTGCGTCCCCTCACCTACACGCGGCCCAAACCGGTGCTGCCCGTGGCTGGCGCCCCGATTATCGTTCATGCCCTCCGCTCCCTCCTGGCAGCCGGCATCAATGAGGTGGCCATCGTGGTGTCGGACGCCACGCGAACCGAAATTGCACAGACCCTCGAGCAAGTGCCGGACGCCCAGGTGACGCTGATCGATCAGCATGAGCAGCTCGGCCTGGGCCACGCCGTCCTCACCGCACGCGAGTGGATTGCGGGAGAAGACTTCTGCGTGTACCTGGGAGACAACCTGTTCGAGCACGGCGTGTCGCCGTTTATTCAACAGTTTCAACGGGAGTGCCCGGCGGCCGTCATCGCCCTGGTCGAGGTTGCCGATCCAACGGCCTTCGGGGTGGCGCAGATGGAGGGTGACCGCATCACGCGGCTGGTCGAAAAGCCCAAGGTCCCGCCCAGCAACCTGGCCGTTGCCGGGCTCTACTGCTTCACGGCCGAGATCTTCGAGGTGCTCGACGGCATGCCGCCCTCGGCACGGGGCGAATATGAGATTACCGACGCCATTCAGGGCCTCATCGAACGGGGACAGCGGGTGGTGGGGCAACGCGTGGGGGGCTGGTGGAAGGACACCGGACGTCCGGCAGACCTGCTGGACGCCAACCGGCTGTTGCTGGAACAGATTACCGCGGATGTGCAGGGCGAGGTCACCGAGTCGCGGATCACGGGGCGGGTCATCGTGCCCGCTTCCGCGCGGGTCATTCGCAGCAAGATCGTCGGCCCGGTGCTGCTCGGCGAGGGCGTGGTGGTGGAGGACGCCTATATTGGCCCCTTCACCAGCATCGGTCCTGGGAGCCTGATTCGTCAGGCCGAGGTGGAACACAGTGTGGTGGACGCCGAGGCGCAAATCGAGTCTGTCAACACCCGCCTGCAGGACTGTCTGATTGGCGTGGCGGCTCAGGTGCGTGGGGGGCGGCGGGTTCCCAGCACCCATAAGCTCACCCTGTCTGACGCCAGTGTGGTCGAGCTCGCCTGA